A DNA window from Anaerocolumna sp. AGMB13020 contains the following coding sequences:
- a CDS encoding DUF47 domain-containing protein, with protein MSNKRGYDYFEALHGLSKFSLQAAELLKKTITDFNVENLEEKIREMHNIEHSADIAKHDMIEHLVKEFLPPIEREDIISVAQQIDDVTDSVEDVLMCIDIFNVQTIRPEIPKFTDTIVDCCKSMHVGVEELRHFKKSKKLHSEVVEVNRLEEEGDALYINGVRNLYKNNTDAVELMIWTEIYRKLEKCCDACEDVANEIESIVMKNS; from the coding sequence ATGAGTAATAAAAGAGGATACGATTATTTTGAAGCACTTCATGGTTTATCTAAATTTTCTTTACAGGCAGCGGAACTGTTAAAGAAGACCATCACTGATTTCAATGTAGAAAACCTGGAGGAGAAAATCAGGGAAATGCATAATATCGAGCATTCCGCTGATATTGCAAAACATGATATGATTGAGCATCTCGTAAAAGAGTTTCTGCCTCCTATTGAAAGAGAAGATATTATCAGCGTTGCTCAGCAGATTGATGATGTAACAGATTCAGTAGAAGATGTACTGATGTGTATCGATATTTTTAATGTACAGACGATCCGTCCCGAAATACCCAAGTTTACAGATACAATCGTGGACTGCTGTAAATCAATGCATGTGGGGGTTGAAGAACTGCGTCACTTCAAAAAATCCAAGAAGCTTCATTCTGAGGTAGTAGAAGTCAATCGTCTGGAAGAAGAGGGAGATGCGCTTTATATCAACGGTGTCAGAAATCTGTACAAGAACAATACAGATGCAGTAGAATTAATGATATGGACAGAAATCTACCGTAAGCTTGAGAAATGCTGCGATGCTTGCGAAGACGTTGCAAATGAAATCGAAAGCATAGTAATGAAGAACTCCTAA
- a CDS encoding AAA family ATPase, with the protein MLNFELTQNIMKEVNKAVVGKEHIVRKVLTAIIARGHILIEDIPGVGKTTLALAFSKVMNLEYNRMQFTPDVLPTDVIGYHVITREGELGDYKPGPVVCNLFLADEINRTSSKTQAALLEVMEEGNVTVDGVTMQVPKPFAVIATQNPVGSIGTHMLPESQLDRFMIKLSMGYPDVAGEIRMLKDRSGSNPLFQVQPVVTREDITAMQQQAERVFVNDSIYEYLVKLILMTRRDSYIELGVSPRGTIALLNMAKANAFISGRDYLVPDDIRSVFFDVVSHRIILKPEARVNNVNIEQVSQGILKQVQPPKLG; encoded by the coding sequence ATGTTGAATTTTGAGTTAACACAGAACATTATGAAGGAAGTGAATAAAGCGGTTGTCGGAAAAGAACATATTGTGAGGAAGGTCTTAACGGCTATCATTGCCAGAGGACATATTCTCATAGAAGATATACCAGGTGTAGGCAAGACAACGCTGGCCCTGGCATTTTCAAAAGTAATGAACTTAGAGTATAACCGTATGCAGTTTACTCCGGACGTTCTTCCTACGGATGTTATTGGCTATCATGTTATTACCAGAGAAGGCGAACTTGGAGACTATAAGCCGGGACCGGTTGTCTGTAACCTGTTTCTTGCTGATGAAATAAATAGAACCTCTTCTAAAACCCAGGCAGCACTATTGGAGGTAATGGAAGAGGGAAATGTAACGGTGGATGGTGTGACCATGCAGGTACCGAAGCCCTTTGCAGTTATAGCAACCCAAAATCCGGTGGGTTCCATCGGTACCCATATGCTGCCGGAATCTCAGCTTGACAGATTTATGATCAAATTATCCATGGGGTATCCGGATGTGGCCGGAGAGATCCGAATGTTAAAGGACAGAAGTGGCTCTAATCCTTTGTTTCAGGTACAGCCTGTAGTTACCAGAGAGGATATTACAGCCATGCAGCAGCAGGCCGAAAGAGTCTTTGTAAATGACAGTATCTATGAATATCTGGTAAAACTAATCTTAATGACCAGAAGAGATTCCTATATAGAACTTGGTGTGAGCCCGAGAGGTACCATAGCACTTCTTAATATGGCAAAGGCAAATGCTTTTATAAGCGGAAGGGACTATCTTGTTCCTGATGATATTCGCAGTGTATTTTTTGATGTGGTATCACACCGTATTATACTTAAACCGGAAGCACGTGTAAATAACGTGAACATAGAACAGGTAAGTCAGGGAATCTTAAAACAGGTACAGCCCCCGAAATTAGGGTAA
- a CDS encoding inorganic phosphate transporter yields MTIYFGDFLQQITHNPALLITVILTLGVILVNGWTDAPNAIATCVSTRSMDPKKAIIMAAIFNFLGVFVMTAVNATVAQTIYNMVDFGGDPKNSLIALCAALVAIVAWATGAWAFGIPTSESHALIAGLSGAAIALQGGFSGINGSEWIKVLYGLVISTVLGFVLGFVVVRALEALFKNSDRRKTKPVFQNAQIFGGAAMAFMHGAQDGQKFMGVFLLGMFLAKGQSDVTNFTIPIWLMILCSVVMAIGTSIGGYRIIKTVGMGMVKLDTYQGFAADTAAAISLFVSSATGIPVSTTHTKTTAIMGVGASKRLSSVNWSIVKEMLMAWVLTFPGCGLVGFLMAYIFMRIF; encoded by the coding sequence ATGACGATTTACTTTGGTGATTTCCTCCAACAGATTACTCATAACCCGGCTTTGCTTATAACGGTTATTCTTACTCTCGGAGTTATATTGGTAAATGGATGGACGGACGCACCTAATGCCATAGCAACCTGTGTATCCACCCGTTCTATGGATCCTAAGAAAGCAATAATAATGGCGGCCATATTCAATTTCCTGGGTGTGTTTGTAATGACAGCAGTGAATGCAACAGTAGCACAGACTATTTACAATATGGTGGATTTCGGTGGTGACCCCAAGAATTCCTTAATCGCCTTATGTGCAGCTTTGGTTGCAATCGTAGCATGGGCGACCGGAGCCTGGGCATTTGGTATTCCTACCAGTGAAAGCCATGCCCTGATTGCCGGACTTTCCGGTGCAGCAATTGCCCTGCAGGGAGGTTTTTCTGGTATCAATGGGAGCGAATGGATTAAAGTTCTGTATGGTCTTGTAATCTCAACGGTTTTAGGTTTTGTACTGGGATTCGTAGTAGTACGTGCGTTAGAAGCACTGTTTAAGAATAGTGACAGAAGAAAGACAAAACCGGTTTTTCAAAATGCTCAGATATTTGGCGGAGCGGCTATGGCTTTCATGCACGGTGCACAGGACGGACAGAAGTTCATGGGAGTTTTCCTTTTAGGAATGTTCTTAGCCAAAGGACAGAGTGATGTAACAAATTTTACAATTCCAATCTGGCTCATGATATTATGTTCTGTGGTAATGGCAATTGGAACCTCAATTGGTGGCTACCGTATTATTAAAACGGTAGGAATGGGAATGGTTAAACTTGATACTTATCAGGGTTTCGCAGCAGATACTGCAGCGGCAATCAGTCTTTTTGTTTCATCTGCTACCGGTATTCCGGTAAGTACTACACATACCAAGACAACTGCAATTATGGGTGTAGGCGCCTCAAAAAGGTTGTCTTCCGTTAACTGGAGTATTGTAAAAGAAATGCTTATGGCATGGGTTTTGACCTTCCCAGGCTGCGGTTTGGTTGGTTTCTTGATGGCATATATCTTTATGAGAATCTTTTAA